aagatttgtATCCATGACAGGCTCAGGGGGGTTGAGTGCCTTGCCCAGCCTTCTCTCACTGCTGGCCTTGGCCAAGGCCCCCTCCCCAGTCTGCTAGACCTCAGTCTCCTAATCCCGGAGACCcacgggtggggtgggggccaagCCCCTTGGAAGACTCCCATCAAGGCAAAAGTGGGCTAAGAACAGACAAATTAGAAGTGTTCTTGCATAACTTACTGTGTTGTTGGGGAGACTCATGGAGCAGAGGGAGAAAATCTGTGACCTGGCTCATCAAGCTGGGCGTGGTGCCCACCGGAGGCACAGAACGCAAGTGGGGTCAGCCACATGGGGTGGGAAGGGGCCTGGCCTGGAGATGAGGTgacattcccctccccctcccccccccaggtATGTCCAGAGTCTCCTGGAcatcatggagttcctggacaAGGACCCTGAGGACCATCGGACCCTGAGCCAGTGAGTGAGGCCCTgactgggggcaggagggcaggtgCAGGTCACAGCCCCAGGGAGCAGCAGTGGCTGCAGGGTGAAGGAAATACCCCTGTCCTCAGGACTACCCAATCTTGggcgagggggtggggtgggggggagacacTGCCCCCATCCTTGCTGTCCCCTGAGTCTGATGGTGGGGGACCAGGCACTGCCCCTTCGGAGCTCCTAGGCTGTCAGGCAGGCGGTGggatgtgggggcgggggcggggggctttgGGAGGAGTGGGCTGAGAAGGGTCCAGTAGGTGAAGATCCCGTGGTGAGGCAATCAGGGCGGGGAGAGGCTGAGGTTGTCCCAGGGCTGGGGGTAGGTAGGAGCCAACATCCCCCCCCACCCGCGCCCCCTGCCCCGCGCCTGCTGCAGGTTCACCGACGCCCTGGTCACCATCCGGAACCGCCACAACGACGTGGTACCCACCATGGCGCAGGGCGTGCTGGAGTACAAGGACGCCTACGGCGACGACCCGGTCTCCAACCAGAACATCCAGTACTTCCTGGACCGCTTCTACCTCAGCCGCATCTCCATCCGCATGCTCATCAACCAGCACAGTGAGCAGGCACGGGGGCCGTTCCCTGCTCAGGTGTTCACGGCGGCCCAGTCccgttgtctcttttttttttttttttttttttatctttcttgagctgcttcctcggcatatggaggttcccaagctaggggtccaatcggagccgtagccaccggcctaggtcagagccacagcaacgtgggatccgagccgcgtctgcgacccacaccacagctcacagcaacgccagatccttaacccactgagcacggccagggatcgaacccgcaaccacatggttcctagttggattcgttaaccactgcgccacgacgggaactcccatgttgtcTCTTTATGCGGGTTATTCATACAAGCTCCCGTTAACATTTGGAAACAGGTCGTCGTCTAGAGTCTCTTATTCCAGGAGTATAAACTCTGATTGTTGAGACCTCGTAGCCAATCATTGATTACACAAGatgatacaaattatttttatttatttatttatttttgtctgtttaggacggcactggtggcatatggaggttcccaggctaggagtcaaacaggagctgtagccactggcctacaccccagccacatcaatgccagatctgagctgcatctgcgacctacagcacagctccaTGAGGAGGCAaccctgcctcctcatggatactagtcagatttgtttccactgagccacgacaggaactcctatttttattttagagacgttatttattttataatgagttttattttttccattatagttagtttacagtgggtaaaaattatttttaaacatacagcAAAAGAGAAGACTAAATGTAGCGTTCtcggtgtggctcagcgggtaaggaCGCAActtcgtctctgtgaggatgtgggttcaatccctggctttgctcagtgggttagggatccagcgttgccacaagctgcagcgcaggtcacagatctggtgttgctgtggctacggcgtaggttgcagctgcagctccgattcaaccctggcccaggaacttccatgtgccccaggtggggccatgaaaaggtaaaaaaagagagagaaggagaaatgtaACATAGGATGTGTGGGGGTTTCTGAGACTGCTTCAGGCTTACAAAGGCCTGAAAATGGCCTGAGCCAGGGTTGGAGGGGgtcaggggagggaaggaagaaaggtggGGAAGAGGGTGTGGTGTTAGGATCAGAAACATTAGAAAtggaggcagagggagttcccgtcgtggctcagcggttaaagaacccgactagcatccacgaagacgtgggttcgatccctggcctcgatcagtgggttaaggatccggcgttgctgtgagccgtagtgtaggttgcagatcccacgtggctgtggctgtggctgtggctgtggtgcaggccagcagctgtagctccaattagacccctagcctgggaacttccatatgccacaggcgtggccctaaaaagacaaaaagacaaaaaaagaaaaaagaaatggaggccGGGAGCAGAGCGCCATGGCAGGCTCTgcagccccacccacagcaccctcccttcctgcccacaGCCCTGATCTTTGATGGCAGCACGAACCCAGCCCACCCTAAACACATTGGCAGCATTGACCCCAACTGCAACGTCTCTGAGGTGGTGAAAGGTAAGCCATCCCCAAGGTGCCTGGTCCGCAGAGGAGCCCCGGAGACCCCTGCCAGCTCACCTGGCCAGAGGGTGACCCATCCCCCAGGGGGTGGAGGCCACATCCCCGTGGGTTTAATGATGGTGATGCCGGGTGTTGGTGCCAAGAGGACTGCCTGGTGGGGGAGGCCACCCCATTCCCTAAATGACCCCTGTCTTCTCGCAGATGCCTACGACATGGCCAAGCTCCTGTGTGACAAGTATTACATGGCCTCACCTGACCTGGAGATCCAGGAAATCAATGGTGAGGGAGCAAgactgtgtctgtctgtctgtctgtctgtctgtctgtctaagGGCTGGGGACATTGGAGAGGAACGTGAGCTGGGAGTCAGGAAACTTATCTGAATGAGGGAGAGGCAGAGCTATTAttgtgtcattattattattattattattttgtctttttgccttttctagggccgcttcccacaacatatggaggttcccaggctaggggtcgaatcagagctgtagccacaggcctacaccagagccacagcaacacgggatcccagctgcatctgcgacctacaccacagctcatggcaacgccagattcttcacccactgagcgagggcaaggatcgaacccgcaacctcacggttcctagtcggattcgtaaccactgcaccacgacgggaactccagtctcattattattattattattttatctggtAAATGTTAAGCAGCAACCACAACAGGCGAGGTCCCCGTTGCCAAGGAGCTTATGTTTTTGGCgctggggaggctggggaatGGGGCCTTTAACCAGAAGCAATAAGAAACAAGATCATTTCAGATCACGGTAAGTGACGGGAAGGAAGTAACATGATGGGGATGGGTGGGAGCGGGTATTAGATGGGATAGCAGTTGAACTGCCTTCCTAGAATCGAGAGAGAGgcttcccaggagttcccctggGGGCTCAGAAAAAACTAActccaccagtatccatgaggatgccggttcgatccctggccctgctcagtgggtgaaggacccggcgttgccccaagctggGATGTAGAGCGCAGGTGCAGCTTGCACCCCACGtgactgtggttgtggtataggctggcagctgcagctccgatttgacccctagcctgggaatttccatatgctgcagatgcagccctaaaaagaaaaaaaaaaagagagagagagagaggtttccctcttcccagcccctgggGCGGAATGGTCAAAGCTGGCCACCACCCTCCTGTCTCAGTTCCAGCCTGGAGAACAGAAAGACGATGTGGAAGATGAGGCCTCATAAGTGAACACATCACTTCCGTCAGCCTCTTGGCTGTTcccagctgcaagggaggctgggaatgtAGTCTCTGGCTGGCAGTCCTGTGCCAGTTAAAGCTTTGCAGGAGGGAGGTGTCTATtactgaaagaagaaaggaagtaagCCACAGGAGGAAGACCACAGGATGGGGTGGTGGTGGACCAGAAGGACCCACGTAGTGGGGTCGGGAGGCTGAAggtgggagagagaggctgggatgGGCGGGGCTGTGGGCCACAGACAGGAGCTGGGACTTCAAGAGCAGCGGGAGAAAGAAGCCTCTGAAAGGTTTAGAGCATAGCAATGGCAGGATCTAATGTCCATTCTAAAGAGATTtagaggcgttcccgttgtggtgcagcggttaacgaatccaactaggaaccatgaggtttcaggttcaattcctggccttgctcagtgggtgaaggatccagcgttgccatgagctgtggtgtaggttgcagacgtggctcggattccatgttgctatggctctggtgtaggccggcggctacagcttcaattagacccttagcctaggaatctccatgtgccgcgggagcagccctagaaaaggcaaaaaaaaaaaaaaaaaaagaaagaaagaaaaagttaagaaataaatacataaattgatTTAGAGGTtgcaggagagaagagagaacaggAAGGCCAGTTAGGAGGTCACTGCAGGATTCAGGCAAGAGAGGGGAAGGCAGCAGAGATGAAAGGAGCCGGCGAACTGAATATATATCTTGAAGGCGGAGGGGCCAGGAGCGTAGGGGTGAGGAGGACCAGGGACCTAGAAGTTACCTctgcccccctctccctcctgctcctcagcaccccccacccctggccgaGCCCGTGTGCCAGAAACCTGAGGTATTTACGCCTCTGTACCTGCAAATCACGCTGCCCGCATCCTAACCTTCCCTTAAGGCCCGCTTCAGTCCAGGACCTCCGAAAAGCCCTCCATCCTCCCAGAGGAAAGCTAGGCACCACCTGCCCCCCAGCCGTACCGCTGTACTGCACTGTGTGAATTACTTGGGGGCAGAGACCGAAGGGCAGAGACAAGCCACTTCAGGATGCCCGGGGTCAAGCCCAGGGCCTAGCCCCAGCTCTGGGTACAGCACCTAATGTGAAAGTCAGTTGTGCGTTCCTCTGTCTAGACCTGAATTTCTAAGAGGGGAGAGCCAAATTTTATTCAACGTTATGtctcccctgcccagcacagggcctgagaTTCCTTCCTTCGTTGATCCATTGCACATTTATTGAGCGTCTGCTACATACAAAGCTCTGTTCCAGGCACCCGAAAAAGACACTCAGCCCCTGAACCCAAGAAACTCTCGAGGATAGAATGATTCCTGGGAAATAATGGCCCCTTCACCTCCAAGATACTTACCCAGTTCACCTGCCTCATCTCTGCTGCCTTCCCCTTCCCTTGCTGTTGTCAGAATCGTCTgggcagccccttcccctctccctggggGTAAAAAAATTCTCCAGGGGATTTTGATACACAGGTGGATGCTAGTAGGCTagagatagatggatggatggatggatggatggttggatggatagatagatagatactatTTGAGTGGATGGAAGATAGATGGGTAGATAAACAGTGGCtgaatggaaggatggatggatggatggatagatggaaaaGATAATGTTTGAACAGATGCACTGACTGAAGGACAGTTGGTTGGGTGGATACTGGATGGGTAGATAGAAGAATGGATATTGAATGAATATGATGGAAGAATGGATGGAtactggatggatggatagatggatgggtggacagaCGTTGTATAATGGATGGGTATCATATGGATAGTAGATGGTTGAATGGACACTGAATGAATGGATAGCTGGATGGTGGGTGAGTGCTGGGTGCTAAATGCTGGTGAATGAATGCTGGGTGGTGGCCTCTTGACAATTTCCTGATCTTTGGTCTTGACTTTGCTGGCAGCATCCAACTCCAAACAGCCAATTCACATGGTCTATGTCCCCTCCCACCTCTACCACATGCTGTTTGAACTCTTCAAGGTGAGGAGGCTGGGGTTGGTCCTTTGTGGGGGGTGGGAGCAGTTAGGGCAGGGCTGCCATCACTCGTCTGTTACCCCTTTCCTTCCACAGAACGCCATGCGAGCAACTGTAGAAAGCCATGAATCCAGCCTCACTCTCCCATCTATCAAGGTCATGGTGGCCTTGGGCGAGGAAGATCTTTCCATCAAAGTATGTGACCcttagagttcccttcgtggcccagcCCAATGAACGGGACTAGTagccttgaggatgcgggttcgatccctggcctcgctcagtgggttaaagatccagcattgctgagctgtggtgtaggtcgcagacacagctcagatcccacgttgctgtggctgtggcataggctggcagctctagctccgattggacccctagcctgggcacctccatgtgctgcgggtgtggctcttaggaaaaaaaaaaagcaaagtaggtGACCCCTGGACTTTGGGGGCCAGAGAGCAGTGGCGTTGGAGGTGTCCGTCCTGCTAGGAGATGGGCTTAGGGAAGACCCTGGGGGTATGGAGAAAATCGGGGGCTGGAGAACCTCTGACGTGTCCCATCTCCCCCCAGATGAGTGACCGAGGTGGAGGTGTCCCCTTGAGGAAGATCGAGCGACTCTTCAGCTACATGTACTCCACAGCCCCCACGCCCCAGCTCGGCACTGGGGGCACCCCACTGGTGAGATGGCTTCACCCCGGTTCCCCCACAACCTCCCAAAGCATGGCTTCTCATCTCTTCTTAGCACATTGTcactctcttccccttctctcgTCGTCCTGCCTCCCCTGGTCCCTCCCTCCTTGTGTGGCCTTGTGTGACATCAGTCACCTCCCTCCTTCGCTGTGGCTGTGTGTCTGTCACCTTGCTTCAActgtcccctgccctccccccccaccccccggttcTGCACAAGCAACCATCTCTCTCTGCTGCGGTGTTCAACTCACCAGCACCTCTCTGTCCCTTTCCAGCAGAGCAGGCCGGGCTGGGTGTGGGAAACTGAGACTAAGAGGAGCCCCCGGGGACCTGCCCAGACGCCCTGGCTACCAGGGCCGAGCTCCTCCCAGAGCCCTGCTTCCTGCCCCTCAGCGTCCTTCCCACCgcagcctgcctccctccctccgctGGACCAATCTCCCTCATCCCACAGTCCCCACCTTGCCTCAGAGCCATCGCTTCGTGTCCCCTCCCGGTTCTGGGTGTCCCCTTGCAAGACCCCAGCTCATACAGTCCCCCTCCTCACTtgccaccccccccgcccccccaccgccccagggTTCCTGCAGCTCCAGGAAGCCTAGCGCCCAGCAGCATTCCCTTCTGGCCCCCTTGCAGGCTGGCTTCGGGTATGGACTCCCCATTTCGCGCCTCTATGCCAAGTACTTCCAGGGGGACCTGCAGCTCTTCTCCATGGAGGGCTTTGGGACTGATGCTGTCATCTATCTCAAGGTGAGAGCCCCCGCCTGCAGAGCCTGGCTGGGGACggtgggggccggggaggggggttTGCCGACAGGTGGAGCAGGGTTGGTGCGTGGTTAGGTTTCTTTGCCCAATTCCAGATGGAGAATCCAACCAAAGCTGTATTCCCCCAACTGCCAGACACCCTCTGAAGTTGACAGGCAATTTCAGGGAGTTTCTGGTGCTTGAGTAAGACCCCTGTTCTGGGAAGGCTCGAGGTGTTAGActcagaaggaaaaagggaaccaTAGAGAAATTGTCATTCAGCTCAGGGGAcccttgttcaaggtcacacagctcagcctcctccctctccctccctggcaTTTCGAGTGAGCTGCTCCTGTGAACGGGCGGGAGTGAGCCATGGAAGGGACAGACCCTTGCATGGCTCTTTCTGGGCTAGTTGTCCCAGCCAGTGTCAGGCACCTGGCTGAGCTGACATGTGGCCCGCAGTCGGTGGCCCCCAGAGCCCACCCTGGGACAAGGGTGGTCTGCTGAGGCAcggggcagggaagggagaggctgaCCTTGGCGCCCTCCAGGCCTTGTCCACGGACTCGGTGGAGCGCCTGCCCGTCTACAACAAGTCAGCCTGGCGCCACTACCAGACCATCCAGGAGGCCGGCGACTGGTGTGTGCCCAGCACGGAGCCCAAGAACACGTCCACGTACCGTGTCAGCTAAGGGGCCACCCCGCTCATCCGCACCCAAGAAGAGGGACTGCTGTCTCTGGGTCCGGCCACCACGGTGACCCTCCCCATCTCCCCGCCAGATGAGGAGGAGGCCCCCCTGATGACCAGCTTCTGTCTCTATGGAAATCACTGCAGTGACCAGTCTGTGGTGGCCCCAAAGTGCCAATCTCTGTCTCCATGGAGATCCTTAGGTGGTCTCCCTGGGTCCAAGCTCTGTGGGCAATGCCTGAGGATCGGGGGATGTCTCCACCCTGATGGAATATCCCAGAAATAAGTTTCCATGGCAGTCCTCCTCTCTGAGCCCAGAGCTGCCACTTTCTCTGCCAAGGGTCCTAGGACCCCCTCACTGCCACTCACAGCCCTGGCTTTCCAAGTAGACACCCCCTGCTCGCCTTATTCCTCCGGCCCGTGCCGGTACCCTGGCCCTGGTCTGGTGTCCGTGTTAGGAGGGGGCCAGGTGTCCGCCAGATGTGGGGTAGTGGGAGGGGACCCCCCCTGGTCAGGGACCTAGTCCTGCAGTCTGGCCTTCCACTCTTGAGTTTAAGGTCAAAGTTAAAAGGGAGGGGCTTCTCGCCTGGGGCTTACTCCCAAAGCCCAGGAACCCGGGGAGGCCCCAGCCCTTCCCTGCATGTCCTCACATGCACACACCTGCCTGCCACACACGGTCCCCACCTGACCTCCAGACCCCGACTCCCACTGTGCCCAGACACGCGTGTGCTTGGGCCGCCTTTCTCCCTAGAATGTTCTGTGTACATAGCTAGTTTTTTAGCCCTGAatgcccaccccccccaccccaacccttccCCTGAGCACACAGGGGGTTAAAGTCGTGTGCTCCTCCCAGTGGCTGTGACAGTGACATCCACAGTAAAGAGGACATCAAATGAGTCTGTGGCCCAGCTGCTTTCCGGCGGGAGGGAGCCTCACACATAGAAACGCACAAGGACCGCAGTCCCTGTGACCCGCACAGGACGTGCTCAGACACCCAGCCCAGGACGTGACTGGGTGCTCGCCCCGAGTACAGCAGTGGCCGCAGCCATCCAAGTGACCGGCCAGGCCACCACCCTCagggcccagccccaccctgccccgGGGCAGACAGAAAGGTCACTGGCACGTCATCCATGTTTATTGAAATAAACAGCACCGCCTCCCCCTTCACATGCAGGTGGGCACCCGGATAGCTCCTGATGGCTTCAAGGACCTGGAGCTTTCCACCTTCCCCAAGATGGGTGCTGCTGCCCCCCTAGCTCAATCCCCTCTGAAGCCCCTCTCCCAGGacagcagaggaagaaaggaCTGAGACCGGGGGACAGGGGTGGCCCCACAGGCCACAGCCCCTAAGCTGGAATGAGAGGAGTGGGGGTGCACTGGGCCCTGCCCACTGCTCCAGGCGGATGGGAGGAGGTCAGGGGAGATCTGATCAGAAGCCCCCCGCCCCATCAGTACCTCCAGCCAGTGTTCCAGAAGCTAGCCAGCTGCTGGCCAGCACCATCCCTGGACAGTACCCCTGCCGACAGAGAGACTCCACTCCCACCCAGGGAGCTGGCACCACCCCTTTTTCTGGCCCCCAGAGAACCAGAGCCTGTACCATCTGCCAGTCGTGGAGCCCGCTGAGGCCCCGCGGGGGACCAGGACAGATGGGAGAGGGGTGATGGGCCTTTTCCAATTGAGCCGCTTCCAGGGGACTTTCCAGATTCTGCCCCTGCCTGGCTGGGTGAGGATTCACCAGTTCGGGACCCCCTAGGCATGGGTAGGGGCTGTCCTCTGTCCCTGCCAACTCCCAAGTTTGCTCTGTCCTCACTAGGGGGCCAGGTGGCCTCTGAGGGAGCAGCAGAGGTGGGCCCAGCTTGGGGCATGGGTCAAAGACCAGGCTTTGAATGGGCCTCGGGAGGGGCAGACCCGCAAGGGCATCATGCCCACTGAGACccgcagggcagggcagggcaaaAGGAGAAGCGGTCCTGCCTCCTCCCGTCCTTCTCCTAAAGTCCTTGCAAAGATGACGTCATCCCGTCACACTGCCTTCTCGGCTCTGTCTCCCATTGAGGACCACAGACTGGGGCTCTACCCTGAGCACAACCTGTCACTTCGCCTGCCAGCCTCCCCGCGGAGCAGAAGAGAGCCCGCCCGACACGCAGGCCTCTTGGCGAGCTGGAAGGGAACTGCTCTGTCTGCCTGCTCCTGCAGAGATGCTCAGCCTGCCTCTCTGAGCCCAGGGCCTCTGGAAGGCCCCAGGACCACCgagggctgagggcagagggTGAGAAGAAGGACCTGGGGCCTCTGGGCACCCAGACTCCCTTacagccctggcctctctgcccataatctgccacctcccccaggaaCGCTCTGCCACAAACAGGTCCTTGAAGTGAGATTTACTATGGGGCCCTCTCCCTGGGGGGGTCTCCCTTTCTGGGGGATCCGGGTCCAGACAGACGACAGGGTGACAGGGCGTGTTCCTCCTGAGAGCATATGGGGCCAGGCCAGCCCAAGCCTGGTGCCCGGGCCCCGCCTCCCGGGGTGGCCTGTGCCCGCTGAGCCCAGCAGCCGCCCGGGCCAGGTGCCAGTGCCTGCCCAGCCTCCCTAGCTCCTCTTGGCCTCCTGCTCCCTGCGCCGGAGCTTCTCCTGCTGCCGCGCAGCCTTCTCCTGGGCCTTGCGCTCCTTCTCAGCGGCCGCCGCCAGCTCCTTCAGCTTCCGCTTCACCAGCGCCCGGTCGTGCGAGTTGCTGAGCCCCAGGCTCTGGAGGAGGAATCCAAGGGTGAGGGGCAGAGCCCCGGAGGGCCCCCTACCCCCCACGGGCCTGGCCATCCCAAGCCCTGGGTTTCTCTGCCCCAGGTGGACTCTCTGGAGCTCTGCCAGCCCTCAGCCTGCACCTCCCAGACCTGCTGCCAGATCAGAACCCTCAGGGCAAGAATTTGAGATGGGAGTGGTTTGGAGAGATGAGGGTGGTGGGTTCGGGCCCTTTGCCCTTTGCCCGTTACCCTGGGCTCCCCCTCCGACACTCAGGATTTCAGCTTTGGCATGACCCTGCCTGCCTGAccccctgaggcccagagagggtgtgaactgcccagggtcacacagctagacaATAGCTAGGACCCCTCCCCACTCCAGGGGCTTCCTGGGGGACTCTCCTCACCACTGCTTCCCCAAGCAACTCAGCAGAGGATGCAAAACAGGCCAGAAACCACCCCCCCAGTACAGAGACCAGAGTGCCAccgcctcccctcacccccccactCCTTGCTGATTTCCCTCCCCAAATCGCCAGCCTCCAAGACTAAAAATCAAATGAGATGCTCAGGGGAGACGCTACTAATTAAGAgtcaagatgggagttcccgtcctggctcagtggttaaggaacccgactagtgtccatgaggacacaggtttgatccctgacctagctcagtgggttaaggatccggcattgcctagagctgtggtgtaggtggcagacacggctcagatctggcgctgctgtggctgtggtgtaggctggtggctacagctctgatttgacccttagcctgggaacctccatatgccgttggtgtggccctaaagagacaaaaaaaaaaaaaaaagagtcaagagtCAGACAATACCATGGAGCCTGGGAACCCATGCTAGAGAGCAGAGATCAGGCCAAGGACCTTGCCCAGCGGTCAGGGGCTTAAAGGGAGTGGAAAGGTCAAGTGGAGGGGATCCCAATCCCCGAAAGGTGCCTCAGGCTCCAGCTGGGTCGTGGCCCTTCCACTCGGACCCACCTTCAGTTTGCTTccatccagctgcagcagctgcggcCCATCCACCCGCCGTGCAGCAAACTCCGCGGCATACTGCTCCAGGTTGAGGCtgtgcagccactggcccacctGCTGACTGGTCCAGTGGGAGACAGTGGGGAGAGGTTCATCCAGAAACTGCGGCAGAGACCAAGGAGAGTTGAAGGGGAAGACACAGCCTGTAGCCCGCACCCCAGGGCAGTGTCAGAGGTCAGAGCTGGCTTACCTCATCCGAAGACTGGGACAGGGTGTGGTAGGGGTAGGAACACTTGGCCCCCTGCCGGGGACCACTCGGGATCTTGGGGCTGCTGCTCGGGGGTGTGGAGTCATCACT
The Phacochoerus africanus isolate WHEZ1 chromosome 14, ROS_Pafr_v1, whole genome shotgun sequence DNA segment above includes these coding regions:
- the PDK2 gene encoding pyruvate dehydrogenase kinase, isozyme 2 is translated as MRWVRALLKNASLAGAPKYIEHFSKFSPSPLSMKQFLDFGSSNACEKTSFTFLRQELPVRLANIMKEINLLPDRVLSTPSVQLVQSWYVQSLLDIMEFLDKDPEDHRTLSQFTDALVTIRNRHNDVVPTMAQGVLEYKDAYGDDPVSNQNIQYFLDRFYLSRISIRMLINQHTLIFDGSTNPAHPKHIGSIDPNCNVSEVVKDAYDMAKLLCDKYYMASPDLEIQEINASNSKQPIHMVYVPSHLYHMLFELFKNAMRATVESHESSLTLPSIKVMVALGEEDLSIKMSDRGGGVPLRKIERLFSYMYSTAPTPQLGTGGTPLAGFGYGLPISRLYAKYFQGDLQLFSMEGFGTDAVIYLKALSTDSVERLPVYNKSAWRHYQTIQEAGDWCVPSTEPKNTSTYRVS